From Leptospira meyeri:
TATCATTTCAATCTTGGGGAGACCATATGAAAATCGGAATTTTAGGTGGTACTGGTCTAATTGGTACCTCATTCATTGAAACAGCAATAGGTCTTGGACACCGCTTCCGAGTATTTTCTAGAAAGCCATCCTTACCACCCGTACTTTCTTCCTATCAAGAATTGGAATTTGTTTCTTGTATCCTTCCGCAAACAGCTGACTTGGAAGGACTCGATGCCATTATTAATTTAGTAGGTGAGCCGATAGCGGGCGTTAGATGGACTGAAGAACGCAAGCGACTGATTCGTACATCTCGTATTGATTTTACTCGTGGTCTTGTGGCTCGCATTTTAGATCTAAAATCACCACCCAAAGTTTTTGTAAACTCAAGTGCGATTGGTTATTATGGAATGTCAGAAGATTACCACTTACCCTTTACGGAGAAGTCTGATCCCGGTGAGGATTTTTTAGCGAAACTTTGTGTGGAGTGGGAAAACCAAATCCTTCCTCTGCAAACAACGGGAATTCGATCGTTGGCTTTGCGAACTGGAATCGTTCTATCTCCAAAGGGGGGAGCGTTGGAGAAAATGATTCCTCCTTTTTTATTGGGAGTGGGTGGTTCCATTGCTTCAGGGAAACAAGGGATGAGTTGGATTCATATATTGGATTTTATTTCTGCCATGTTGCACTTAATGCAGTTGGATTCGGCTTCTGGAGCTTATAATTTAGTATCACCTCATCCCGTAAGTAATGATGAATTCTCAATCGTTTTAGCTAAAACCTTACATCGGCCAAATTTTTTCAAAGTTCCTTCCTTCGCCATACAGGCGCTTTATGGAGAAGGTTCAGTTGTTGTGACCAAAGGACAGTATGTGATTCCGGAGCGTCTCCTTTCTACCGGTTATGAGTTTCAGTTTCAAAATTTAGAAAAGGCACTCTCAAATCTTTTAGAAAAACAGTGATTTCTTCTTTTCAAAAGATAAGAAGGGTGAGAGACTGGAGCCAACCTTATCTTGGAGTAAGAAATGAACTCAAAAAAAGTCTTAGTCTCTCTCTTCGCACTCTCCTTCGCTTTCGTGATGGTGGCTTGTGGCGATTCCAAACCAAAAGAAGAAACACCTGCAGCAGTTGAATCTAGCGCAAGTGCAGATCCTGATCTTGCAAAAGGGGAAGAACTTTACCTTCAAAACTGCTCTTCTTGCCACGGTGAGAAAGGTGCTGGTGATGGCGCAGCGGCAGCAGCTCTCAACCCAAAACCAAGAAATTACAAATCCCCAGCTTCTGAATGGAAAAACGGAAACACTGCTGCTGGTGTGACTAAAACTTTGAAAGAAGGAATCAAAGGGTCTCCAATGGTTGCTTACGGACATTTAGGCGACGATAATATCCGCATCCTTGCAAAATACGTAGAACACCTTTCTAAAAATTAATCATTGCCTTTTTCGGTTCCGCCTACGGGTCGGAGCCGAACACTTGTCTTTATGAACCAAATCATTAAAAAAGCAGATCGCCCCACTTGTGATTGTGGGACCACTCGTGAGAGTGAGAACGCACGAAAAGTTGTGAAGTATTCCACTTGGGGAATGATCGCCATGGGACTTGTCGGGATATCAGCTACACCGACAGATGTATACTTTGTTTGTCGAAAATGCAAACAACCCTTTGGCAGATTGTCGAAAGAAGAAAGAAAATCGAAATCCTAATTATTGTTGACCCTCGTTCTTGGTGAATTTCCCTGGAAGCTAATGATGGAAGAGTTTAAAATTCGGTTGGGATTTGAAAACGGGGGAAGTTTACCCGTAATTCATATATCTGGTGAAATCACATCCGAAGCCGAGGAAGAGATCGTTGAATCCTACGAATCTATTCCGGGCGACAAACGCAGTCGCGTCATTTTGAACTTTTCAGAGACTTCTTACATCAATTCAGCGGGGATCGCAACACTCATCAGTTTGATTACCAAATCCTCTGAAAATCAGGGAAAGATTGAGTTCGCTGGTCTCAATACTCACTTTCGAAAAGTCATGGATATTGTTGGTCTTACTGATTTTGTCCTCATCCACGATTCTCTTAATTCTGCACTCACCCAAGTCTAAATTATTCTAGATTCCAAACTTCCCTTCCGTAAGATAGGAGGGAGAGAGGTCTTTTCATGAGTGAAGTGGAGTTCCACGTCAAAGGCAAAACATATAAATTACCGGTCATTGTTGGTACCGATGGAAAAGAGGGAATCGACCTAACCGATTTTTATAGAAAAACGGGACTGGTTACTGTAGATCCTGGTTTATTCAACACTGCCCTCGGTTTGTCTAAAGTATCAAGACGTGATCCCGAAAAAGGGGAACTAACCTACCGTGGTTATGATTTAAAAGAACTCGCTTACCAATCCACGTTTGTGGAAACTTCATTTTTATTAATTTACGGAAATCTTCCCACAAAGCAGGAGTTAGGTGATTTCTCAAGTCGACTTTCGAAACATTCTATGATCCATGAAGATATGTTGAATCTCTTTGATGGATTTCCTGGAGTTGCCAACCCATTAGCAGTATTATCTGTAATGGTTACTTCACTTTCTAGTTATTATTTGGAAGAATATGAAGAAAAGTTAGATATGGGGGTGGATTTAATTGCAAGGTTACTCGCAAAAATTCGCACCATTGCTGCTTTTACTTATAAACATGCAGTGGGTCATCCTTTTGTATACCCATTGGATAAAAATCCATACTGCACAAACTTTCTTTATATGATGCATAAAATGCCAGCAGACAATTATACGGTTCCAGAAGAGTTTGATCGCATTTTAAATCAAATGTGGATTTTACATGCAGATCACGAACAAAACGTATCCAACACTGCAGTCCAAGTGGTTGGTTCCACACAGGCAAATTTATTCGCCTCAATTTCTGCTGGGATTATGGCACAATGGGGAGCTCGGGAAGGTGGACGTCCAACGGCAGCCATCGGTCTGATTGAAGACATTGTAAAGACCAAAACACCTGTTAAAGATTATTTCGAAAGATTCAAACGTGGTGGGTTAAACATCCAAACCAATGGCTTTGGACAAAAAGCATATGATGTGGTAAGTCCACGTGCCAAAGTAGCTCGGGAAATCATTCACGAATTTTATAAAGGCAGAAAGTTATCTGCAGTGGAAGACATTGCCCTTCAAATAGACGAAGTGGTTTGGAACGATTCCTATTTTATGGAGAATCTTCTTTACCCGAATTTGGAATACTACTCCGGCCTCGTATTTCACACATTGGGAATCCCTAAGAATATGTTTTCTGTCATGCAAGTAATTGGTCGACTTCCAGGTTGGCTTGCACACTGGAGAGAACAAAGGGTGAAGGGAGACTTCTCAAAAGTTCGTCCAAAACAAATATATGTGGGCGAAAACCAAAGAAAATACATCCCGGTTCAGAACCGCCTATAGGTCTGTCACACTTCCTTTGTCCATGAATTTCCGTTGGTTCGGAATGATTTGGTGTTTGGTGCTTTTTTCGTGTATGGCGACGGAAGTGCCTCCTACTGCAGATAGAGGGGTTCTGTCTGCGGAATCGTTTCTAAGTGGGCAGAAAAAAACCTTAGAGCTCAAAGGGGATTGGGAATATTATCCGGGCCTACTCATATCCCCTAACGAATTCGAAACCCTAAACACAAATAGAGAACCTCATTTTTTTCATGTCCCTGGGATTTGGTCTGAATCTTTTTTTGACCGTGGATTCCTTGCTGGGGATGGGTATGCGACTTTTAGCCTAAAGATACAACATGGTCTTCAAGGAGTTCCTCTTTCTTTAAAAGTTCCAGAGATGGAGACCGCCTACAACTTGTTTGTTGATGGGGTAAAAATGTCTTCCAATGGGGTTGTGACTACTTCTTACCAAACGGGGAAACCTGAGTATCGTCCACGGATTATTGATTTTTTCCCAAAAGAAAACCAGACCTCCATTGTATTACAAATTTCGAATTATCATCATAGGAAAGGTGGCCCAGCCCAAACAATCATCTTGGGAAGGACATCCGATATTCATAACAAGTACGAATTTGCGATTCTACGAGATATGCTTCTTGTTGGAAGTATTTTGTTTATGGGGATCTACCATTTGTTTTTATTTTGGAACAGGAAAAAAGATCCATTTACTTATTGGTTTGCTCTCACTTGTATTTTAGTCGCCTTACGAGTGTTTATTACAGGAAACAAGTATATCATTCAATTATACCCAGACATATCTTGGGAAGTTCATTTAAAGTTGAGTTACTTGAGTTTCTTTTTGATCACACCTATTTTTGCAAGATATGTTTATTTGCTCTTCAAACCATATTTTTCTAGAAAAGTGTATGAATCTCTTAAGTATCTGGGTTTTGCTTTTTGTTTTATCGTTTTGGTGACTAGATCTTCTTTTTACACTTATTTGATGGTCCCGTTTCAGATATTTACATTGTTAGGTGCAGGGTATACCTTTGTTGTGATCGCAAGAACAATTCGTGATTCATTACCTGGGTCAAAGATCTTTTTTTTGAGTTTTGCTATTTTCATTGGAAGTTTTGTTAACGATATTTTGGTAAATAATCTAATCATTTACGGACCGTTGACCATTCATTTTGGAATTTTTACGATGTTCTTTGTCCAGTCAGTGTATATCGCTAGAAATTTTTCGAAAGGATTCGTGGAGGCAGAAAATCTAGCGGTTGAACTTTCTGATAAAAACCAAACCCTACAACGAGTTCAAAACCAACTCAAAGAATTGAATGAAAGATTAGAGACGCGTGTCAAAGATAAAACCGAGGAACTCCAAGGGAAGTTGGATCAAATTGGAAAAGATATGAGGCTTGCTAAGTCTATCATTCAAAGTGTAACTAAAATTCCCGATGTGACTCCTTATTTAAAAGTTGATATTTTGTATAAACCGATAGCTGAAGTCGGGGGGGATATCTACTTTGTAAAACGAATTCAAGATTTTTACTACAGGTTCTTTTTGGGTGATGCAACCGGACACGGCTTGCAAGCAGCTCTTTATTCGATGATGATCCAATCAGAATTTGAGCGAGTTTCCGCAGTGGCAATGCGCCCGAATGATTTGTTGTTCTATATGAACCAACACTTCTATGATAAAAATGCTGACTTACAAATTTATTTTCCGGCTATGTCTATGGATTTTGATTTCCACCAAGGGATTCTTCGTTATGCGGGAGGAGGGGTTCAAAACCAAATTCATATGAAAAAAAATGGTACGGTGACAATGCTCGAGAACACTGGGCCAATCATTGGAATTTTAGAACACTACCGGTATGGAATTTATGAATCAAAGGTGGAGTCGGGGGATCGTATCTTTTTATTTACAGATGGATTGTTTGAGGAGTTAAATGAATCCGATGGTTTACAAGCCTTAAGTGATTTATTGGAAGTAATCCAAAGCACAAATTCTTTGCCTTTTTTAGAAGTGGTTCCTTCCATTCAAACCATGTTATACCAACGGATGAACAAGTCTCAATGGAAGGATGATGCAACCCTCATTTTGATTGAGATCACCTAACAAAAAATACATAAGTGATCTTTGAAAAATTTTGAATTAATTTTCGTCTTTTTTTAACGAATCCGAATCACCAGTCGCCGGAAGCTCCGCCACCAGCAGAGTCTCCGCCTCCACCAGACCAACTGTCCGAACCTGAAGACCAAGAGTCACCGCCACTGGACCAACCTCCACCGCCGAAGTATCCTCCATCGGAACCACCACCATTACCGATTCCTAATTTACGTTTTAAAAACATAACGAGTATAAATAACAATACGGCAACAATTAAGCCGAAAGTACTACCGAATAAAAAGGATAAAAGTGGGAATAAAACTAAAAGTCCTATGATTGTAAAAATCAACCCTCCAATCGATGGAACAATTAAGGAGATCAAGGTAAAGATTCCCCCTACAATTCCAGATGAAAAAACTTCTTCCTCGGAACTAGTACCAGTTGTGGCTACATCATCTTCTGAAGGCGTGTATTCGCCTCGAATCGTCGCCATAATTGCATTCACTCCGGCAGTGACACCGCCATCCATATCTTTTGATTGAAAACGAGGTCGCAGTTCATCACGAATAATATGTTTTGCTTGGAT
This genomic window contains:
- a CDS encoding c-type cytochrome gives rise to the protein MNSKKVLVSLFALSFAFVMVACGDSKPKEETPAAVESSASADPDLAKGEELYLQNCSSCHGEKGAGDGAAAAALNPKPRNYKSPASEWKNGNTAAGVTKTLKEGIKGSPMVAYGHLGDDNIRILAKYVEHLSKN
- a CDS encoding STAS domain-containing protein, encoding MMEEFKIRLGFENGGSLPVIHISGEITSEAEEEIVESYESIPGDKRSRVILNFSETSYINSAGIATLISLITKSSENQGKIEFAGLNTHFRKVMDIVGLTDFVLIHDSLNSALTQV
- a CDS encoding citrate/2-methylcitrate synthase; translated protein: MSEVEFHVKGKTYKLPVIVGTDGKEGIDLTDFYRKTGLVTVDPGLFNTALGLSKVSRRDPEKGELTYRGYDLKELAYQSTFVETSFLLIYGNLPTKQELGDFSSRLSKHSMIHEDMLNLFDGFPGVANPLAVLSVMVTSLSSYYLEEYEEKLDMGVDLIARLLAKIRTIAAFTYKHAVGHPFVYPLDKNPYCTNFLYMMHKMPADNYTVPEEFDRILNQMWILHADHEQNVSNTAVQVVGSTQANLFASISAGIMAQWGAREGGRPTAAIGLIEDIVKTKTPVKDYFERFKRGGLNIQTNGFGQKAYDVVSPRAKVAREIIHEFYKGRKLSAVEDIALQIDEVVWNDSYFMENLLYPNLEYYSGLVFHTLGIPKNMFSVMQVIGRLPGWLAHWREQRVKGDFSKVRPKQIYVGENQRKYIPVQNRL
- a CDS encoding TPM domain-containing protein, yielding MYYNRNQKLSKSISNFDLRIIILIVFLFISIFTEIQSYPVPKLERRVMDHAGILSEATVTQIESNLKQFEAETSNQIAVYITPSLQEEPIEDVGNQIFDEWKLGQKSKNNGILLIIAPNERKMRIVVGRGLEGALTDIQAKHIIRDELRPRFQSKDMDGGVTAGVNAIMATIRGEYTPSEDDVATTGTSSEEEVFSSGIVGGIFTLISLIVPSIGGLIFTIIGLLVLFPLLSFLFGSTFGLIVAVLLFILVMFLKRKLGIGNGGGSDGGYFGGGGWSSGGDSWSSGSDSWSGGGGDSAGGGASGDW
- a CDS encoding SpoIIE family protein phosphatase; amino-acid sequence: MATEVPPTADRGVLSAESFLSGQKKTLELKGDWEYYPGLLISPNEFETLNTNREPHFFHVPGIWSESFFDRGFLAGDGYATFSLKIQHGLQGVPLSLKVPEMETAYNLFVDGVKMSSNGVVTTSYQTGKPEYRPRIIDFFPKENQTSIVLQISNYHHRKGGPAQTIILGRTSDIHNKYEFAILRDMLLVGSILFMGIYHLFLFWNRKKDPFTYWFALTCILVALRVFITGNKYIIQLYPDISWEVHLKLSYLSFFLITPIFARYVYLLFKPYFSRKVYESLKYLGFAFCFIVLVTRSSFYTYLMVPFQIFTLLGAGYTFVVIARTIRDSLPGSKIFFLSFAIFIGSFVNDILVNNLIIYGPLTIHFGIFTMFFVQSVYIARNFSKGFVEAENLAVELSDKNQTLQRVQNQLKELNERLETRVKDKTEELQGKLDQIGKDMRLAKSIIQSVTKIPDVTPYLKVDILYKPIAEVGGDIYFVKRIQDFYYRFFLGDATGHGLQAALYSMMIQSEFERVSAVAMRPNDLLFYMNQHFYDKNADLQIYFPAMSMDFDFHQGILRYAGGGVQNQIHMKKNGTVTMLENTGPIIGILEHYRYGIYESKVESGDRIFLFTDGLFEELNESDGLQALSDLLEVIQSTNSLPFLEVVPSIQTMLYQRMNKSQWKDDATLILIEIT
- a CDS encoding TIGR01777 family oxidoreductase; the protein is MKIGILGGTGLIGTSFIETAIGLGHRFRVFSRKPSLPPVLSSYQELEFVSCILPQTADLEGLDAIINLVGEPIAGVRWTEERKRLIRTSRIDFTRGLVARILDLKSPPKVFVNSSAIGYYGMSEDYHLPFTEKSDPGEDFLAKLCVEWENQILPLQTTGIRSLALRTGIVLSPKGGALEKMIPPFLLGVGGSIASGKQGMSWIHILDFISAMLHLMQLDSASGAYNLVSPHPVSNDEFSIVLAKTLHRPNFFKVPSFAIQALYGEGSVVVTKGQYVIPERLLSTGYEFQFQNLEKALSNLLEKQ